Part of the Candidatus Zixiibacteriota bacterium genome is shown below.
CATTGTTTTCCTTATCGGTCTCGTTTTAAGGATATTCGTAATCTTCCCCCATCATATTAAGATTCCGGATATGGAAAATGTGCTTTACCAGGGCGATTTTTTATTAGCCTCTCAATTGGCTTATAAGTTCACTGATATAAAAACAGGCGATATTGTAGTTTTTGAGCATCCGTTCAAGATGGACGAATTAAAAGTCGGTCGAATAGTTGCTGAAGGAGGACAAACCATAGAAATATTAGACAAGTCTATCTATATAGATGATGAGCCATTTGCAGATTTCGAAAATATTAAACATGTTGATTTGAATATCATTCCTGAAGATTATTCTAACCGTGATTACGTGAGTCCTGTCAATGTACCGGATGGGGCTGTATATATTTTATGTGATAACCGGGATGTTGCTGAAGATTCGCGGGATTTTGGAGTTGTCAGTATAGAAAATATAAAGGGGAAGGGGCTTTTTGTCTATTGGTCATGGCGTCCCGACCCTAACTCTCCCGAATGGGAAAGCCCATATATTTTTCCGGCAATAAAGATATTGTTCTATAATTTATTCCATTTTCCGTCGCGGGTTGGCTGGAGCCGCATCGGTTCCTCAACCGATTAGAGCTTCATTTTTCTACCTGCCCGCCGCAGGCATGGCATTGCTATAAGAAATTATTAATAAATACCGATTAAAATAAAACCGATAAACAAGGATGTAAATCGGTTATAAAACCGTTAGAATTTTAATCTGACGGTTTTTTTGTTTTGTAATCGGAACCGCTGACTTTCCCATTTTAGATGTAC
Proteins encoded:
- the lepB gene encoding signal peptidase I, with protein sequence MKRRKKTLTRHSELIKAALIVFLIGLVLRIFVIFPHHIKIPDMENVLYQGDFLLASQLAYKFTDIKTGDIVVFEHPFKMDELKVGRIVAEGGQTIEILDKSIYIDDEPFADFENIKHVDLNIIPEDYSNRDYVSPVNVPDGAVYILCDNRDVAEDSRDFGVVSIENIKGKGLFVYWSWRPDPNSPEWESPYIFPAIKILFYNLFHFPSRVGWSRIGSSTD